One segment of Nostoc piscinale CENA21 DNA contains the following:
- a CDS encoding DNA-directed RNA polymerase subunit gamma translates to MRAAQTNQFDYVKIGLASPERIRQWGERTLPNGQLVGEVTKPETINYRTLKPEMDGLFCERIFGPAKDWECHCGKYKRVRHRGIVCERCGVEVTESRVRRHRMGYIKLAAPVAHVWYLKGIPSYIAILLDMPLRDVEQIVYFNSYVVLSPGNAETLTYKQLLSEDQWLEIEDQIYSEDSTLQGVEVGIGAEALLRLLADINLEQEAESLREEISTAKGQKRAKLIKRLRVIDNFIATGSKPEWMVMTVIPVIPPDLRPMVQLDGGRFATSDLNDLYRRVINRNNRLARLQEILAPEIIVRNEKRMLQEAVDALIDNGRRGRTVVGANNRPLKSLSDIIEGKQGRFRQNLLGKRVDYSGRSVIVVGPKLNIHQCGLPREMAIELFQPFVINRLIRSGMVNNIKAAKKLISRNDPSVWDVLEEVIEGHPVMLNRAPTLHRLGIQAFEPILVEGRAIQLHPLVCPAFNADFDGDQMAVHVPLSLESQAEARLLMLASNNILSPATGKPIITPSQDMVLGAYYLTAENPHATKGAGKYFASLEDVIMAFEQQQIDLHAYIYVRFDGEVESDQPDTEPLEVTNNDDGTRTLLYKFRRVREDSQGNLISQYIRTTPGRVIYNKAIQEALVS, encoded by the coding sequence ATGAGAGCAGCCCAAACTAATCAGTTTGACTACGTAAAAATCGGTTTGGCATCACCAGAACGCATTCGGCAATGGGGCGAACGCACCCTACCCAATGGTCAATTAGTAGGTGAAGTCACCAAACCAGAAACGATTAACTACCGGACTTTAAAACCAGAGATGGATGGCTTATTTTGTGAGCGCATCTTTGGCCCGGCAAAAGATTGGGAATGTCACTGTGGTAAGTACAAGAGAGTCCGCCACAGAGGGATTGTTTGTGAACGCTGTGGTGTAGAAGTCACCGAATCTAGAGTACGCCGCCACCGGATGGGGTATATCAAACTGGCTGCACCAGTCGCTCACGTTTGGTATCTCAAAGGTATACCCAGCTATATTGCCATCCTGTTGGACATGCCTTTGCGGGATGTAGAACAAATAGTGTATTTCAACTCTTATGTTGTTCTCAGCCCTGGCAATGCCGAAACTTTAACTTATAAGCAACTACTGAGTGAAGACCAGTGGTTGGAAATAGAAGACCAAATTTACAGCGAAGATTCTACCTTACAAGGGGTAGAAGTGGGCATTGGTGCAGAAGCACTGCTGCGTTTGTTAGCTGATATTAATTTAGAGCAAGAAGCAGAAAGTTTGCGGGAAGAAATTAGTACAGCTAAAGGTCAAAAACGCGCCAAGCTGATTAAGCGGCTGCGGGTAATTGACAACTTCATTGCGACTGGTTCTAAACCAGAGTGGATGGTGATGACCGTCATCCCCGTGATTCCGCCAGATTTGCGCCCAATGGTGCAACTTGATGGTGGACGGTTTGCAACCAGCGACTTGAATGATTTATACAGACGTGTAATCAACCGCAACAACCGACTGGCACGCCTACAGGAGATTTTGGCACCAGAAATTATTGTGCGGAACGAAAAGCGGATGCTGCAAGAAGCGGTAGACGCGCTGATTGATAACGGTCGTCGGGGTCGGACGGTAGTTGGTGCTAATAACCGCCCACTAAAATCTTTGTCTGACATTATTGAAGGTAAGCAAGGACGTTTCCGGCAAAACTTGTTAGGTAAACGAGTTGACTACTCTGGACGGTCGGTAATTGTGGTGGGGCCGAAACTGAATATTCACCAGTGTGGCTTACCAAGAGAAATGGCCATTGAGCTATTTCAACCATTTGTGATTAACCGCTTAATTCGTAGCGGGATGGTGAATAACATTAAGGCTGCCAAGAAGCTGATATCGCGGAATGATCCCAGTGTTTGGGATGTGCTGGAAGAGGTGATCGAAGGACACCCAGTGATGCTCAACCGCGCACCCACACTACACCGTTTGGGGATTCAAGCTTTTGAACCAATTTTAGTGGAAGGGCGAGCCATTCAATTACATCCACTGGTTTGTCCGGCGTTTAACGCTGACTTCGACGGCGACCAAATGGCGGTACACGTACCCCTGTCCTTAGAAAGTCAAGCGGAAGCAAGATTGTTGATGTTGGCTTCTAATAATATTCTGTCGCCAGCTACAGGTAAACCAATCATTACACCTAGCCAAGATATGGTATTGGGGGCTTACTACCTGACCGCCGAAAACCCCCATGCTACCAAAGGTGCTGGTAAGTACTTTGCTTCCCTCGAAGATGTAATTATGGCTTTTGAGCAACAGCAAATAGACTTACACGCCTATATCTACGTGCGGTTTGATGGTGAGGTTGAATCAGATCAACCTGATACAGAACCCTTGGAAGTTACTAATAACGATGACGGTACCCGGACATTACTGTATAAGTTCCGCCGAGTCCGAGAAGATTCCCAAGGAAATTTGATTTCTCAGTACATACGCACAACACCTGGCCGCGTCATTTACAACAAGGCAATTCAGGAAGCACTAGTAAGTTAA